From a region of the Williamsia phyllosphaerae genome:
- a CDS encoding F0F1 ATP synthase subunit B, with protein MALAAQNFLIPNGTFFVVLIIFLIVLAVIGKFVVPPIKAVLEEREDQVTQTSQDNRAATEEFEHAESEYREAMKSARGEATGIRDEARAKGRESLDEMKQRATAEADSVLSEATSQLNAQGEQAATQARSEVGTLSADLASRVLGFDVKSDSTLAASVDRLSADAPQPSAKGS; from the coding sequence ATGGCGCTCGCCGCACAGAACTTCCTCATCCCGAACGGCACGTTCTTCGTCGTTCTGATCATCTTCCTCATCGTTCTCGCCGTGATCGGCAAGTTCGTCGTGCCGCCCATCAAGGCGGTGCTCGAGGAGCGCGAGGATCAGGTGACACAGACGTCGCAGGACAACCGTGCCGCCACCGAGGAATTCGAGCACGCCGAATCGGAGTACCGCGAGGCGATGAAGTCGGCTCGCGGCGAGGCCACCGGTATCCGTGACGAGGCTCGCGCGAAAGGCCGCGAGAGTCTCGACGAGATGAAGCAGCGGGCAACGGCCGAGGCGGATTCCGTTCTCTCCGAGGCCACCTCGCAGCTCAACGCCCAGGGCGAGCAGGCGGCGACGCAGGCACGCTCCGAGGTCGGGACCCTGTCGGCGGATCTCGCCAGCCGGGTGCTCGGCTTCGACGTGAAATCCGATTCGACACTCGCCGCTTCGGTGGACCGGCTCTCCGCCGACGCCCCGCAGCCCAGCGCGAAGGGAAGCTGA
- a CDS encoding F0F1 ATP synthase subunit C yields MDPTIGMGALIGGGLILGGGAIGAGIGDGLAGAQLIAGIARQPEAQSRLFTPFFITVGLVEAAYFINLAFMALFVFATPISAS; encoded by the coding sequence ATGGATCCAACGATTGGAATGGGTGCACTGATCGGCGGCGGCCTGATCCTGGGCGGCGGCGCGATCGGAGCCGGCATCGGCGACGGCCTGGCCGGTGCTCAGCTGATCGCGGGAATCGCCCGTCAGCCCGAGGCGCAGAGCCGACTGTTCACCCCGTTCTTCATCACCGTCGGTCTCGTCGAGGCCGCGTACTTCATCAACCTGGCGTTCATGGCTCTCTTCGTGTTCGCCACCCCGATCTCGGCCTCCTGA